The genomic region TTGTACGTGTAAGTACCACCGTTCTTCATGGCGTATTCCCAAGCCTTTAATGTGGCATCTATAGTATCGGTTATGTATAGGTATGATTTTTCCTGTGTACCATCACCGAGGACCTCAAGCTCACTTGGATTCCTCTTTAGCTTCATTAGTAAGTCGTAGATCACGCCATGCCTAAGCCTAGGCCCAACAATGTTAGCGTACCTAAGAGTTACGCAGTTAATTCCATAAAGTCTCGCGTAGGTTCCACACATAATCTCACCAGCCGCCTTAGCAGCGCCATAGACACTTATTGGCTGTATTGGGTGATCCTCAGGTGTTGGTATGGTCTTAGCATCACCGTACACGGTGCTCGACGATGCGTATACCACGGTTTTAACACCATATTTACGGGATAACTCAAGCACATTAAATGTGGCCAGTACATTCTCGTCAAAGTGAATCTTAGGTTCGGTCACTGATATCCTGACCTCGGGATTCGCCGCCAGGTGAAACACGGTATCAACGCCCTGAAACACGCCGGGATTACCTAAGCTCTTTAGGTCATCTCTAACGAACTTAACCCTATCAATTACCTCCTTAAGTCTATTTAAATCCCCTGAGCTTAGATTATCAATGACGATTACGTCAAAACCTCTCTCCACAAGCTTCTCCGTTAGGAATGAGCCTATGAAGCCAGCACCGCCAGTTATCAATACTCTCATCATTAATCACCTCATCAACGCTATACTGACTAAGCCAATTATTAACCCGAGGAGGAGACCCGTATTTCCCAGGGCTATCTGTATTAAGAGCAGGACCAGCAATACTATTTTCATTAACCTACTTATCCCACGGGCTTGACTATATAATGCATTGGTTATTAGGTATGTCATTATTAATATTAGTATTATAGATATGGTACCAATTATTCCGATATAACCCATCTGTAGGACATTATTTATCTGCGATGTGTATATTGATGGGAATGCCGACATAATAGACTCTACAAAGCTTGAGTCTGTATAATACTCAAATTGAAGGTAAATGAGTATTCCAGCATTAATTAAGTACAATAGTATGCTTATCCCATAGAGTATATGCCATGCCCTAATCCCCTGCGCCTTACTCATTGGGTAAAGCCACTACCCTTAGGTTATAAATATTGCAATAATGACCCCAGCAAGCATGCTTATGAAGTGACCAAGCCTATTAATGCCGATGCCGTCTATCACGAGAACCGGTGGTATTGGTATTAATAGCCACAATGATTCATAAACCGTGTACAGTATTATTAGGAAGTTGAGCAAATGCATAGGTCTAACAGGCCCCTTCACAGTATTTATCAACGAGGCCGCTAGGACCGCCCCCATTAATCCCATGGTCATTGCTGATAAACCGTAAGTTGCGATAATCCTGTTATACATTAGGGATAGAATTACGGTAGAAACTCCAATACCAATTATACCCGTTAGAACACCTGCCAGTAAGTAATACCTTAGTCTAAGCTCTAGCACGGCGATAGCCGTCACGAACATGAAGATGGGCAATGTACCAACTAGGTCAGTGACACTGTCCGGTAATAATGATATGAATAGGTAAATGATAACGTAGAGGAAGCCCCTAATTATACTCTGTCTCATCTCAGTAAGCGCCTCATTCAAAATTAATTCTGGTTTTATTAGAAAAATTGACGCGTAACTAATCAACACTATTAGCGTTATCACAGTTATATAGGAATAACCAATACCTAAGCCCTTACGTAACCTACTCAATATGTAAATAAACAGTATGAACAGTATGAACTCAGGAAGCAACGCGTAGTAACTCGGTATTAGTACTGCGACTAACGTACTTATTGCCGCGATTATTAATACAGCTGGGTAATAAAGCACAAGGGCTGATGCCTTAATCCTCATGGCTATTCCTGACCCATAGTATTAGGTTTTTAATATGCATTACATTATGTGATCAACGATACCTTGTGAGGATCGTTATCGTACTTCACGGATCGAGGGATCCCGATTATCTAAGTAGTGTGGAGAGCTTC from Vulcanisaeta distributa DSM 14429 harbors:
- a CDS encoding NAD-dependent epimerase/dehydratase family protein, with the protein product MRVLITGGAGFIGSFLTEKLVERGFDVIVIDNLSSGDLNRLKEVIDRVKFVRDDLKSLGNPGVFQGVDTVFHLAANPEVRISVTEPKIHFDENVLATFNVLELSRKYGVKTVVYASSSTVYGDAKTIPTPEDHPIQPISVYGAAKAAGEIMCGTYARLYGINCVTLRYANIVGPRLRHGVIYDLLMKLKRNPSELEVLGDGTQEKSYLYITDTIDATLKAWEYAMKNGGTYTYNVGNWDSISVGDIVNIVIKVSGMNPRVTYKPATPDGRGWPGDVKRMLLSIERIVKEVGWRPSMSSREAIELTAKSLAEELGVNNDKGAHS